Proteins from one Lachnospiraceae bacterium KGMB03038 genomic window:
- a CDS encoding DUF1540 domain-containing protein, with protein MPELRCTVQTCAHNQDFYCNLDKIVVGGDSARQAADTCCDSFTEKKEGSYSNQMGNASATCGIECKATECMYNENCACHAGKISVEGGSACCCEQTECATFRC; from the coding sequence ATGCCAGAATTAAGATGTACGGTGCAGACTTGTGCCCATAACCAGGATTTCTACTGTAATCTGGATAAGATCGTAGTGGGAGGAGACAGCGCCAGGCAGGCGGCGGATACTTGCTGCGACAGCTTTACAGAGAAGAAAGAAGGTTCTTATTCTAATCAGATGGGAAATGCTTCTGCGACCTGCGGCATTGAATGTAAGGCAACAGAGTGTATGTACAACGAAAATTGCGCCTGTCACGCGGGAAAGATCAGTGTAGAGGGCGGAAGCGCCTGCTGTTGCGAGCAGACGGAGTGTGCTACTTTCCGCTGCTGA
- the metA gene encoding homoserine O-succinyltransferase — protein sequence MPIRVQNDLPVKEILEKENIFVMDEHRATHQDIRPIKIGLLNLMPLKEDTELQILRSLSNTPLQVDVVFVTVSSHQSKNTPTSHLNKFYQKFCEIKEQKFDGFIITGAPVEQMPFEEVDYWEELREIMEWSKTHVTSTLHLCWGAQAGMYYHYGIDKVQLDQKVFGVFWHKVLNRKIPLVRGFDDVFLAPHSRHTEIPLEAVRKDPRLTILAESKDAGLFLAMAENGRQIFVMGHPEYDRITLDTEYKRDLSKGLPIKMPKNYYPENDPENKPLLTWRAAANNLYTNWLNYYVYQVTPYDMIGTPF from the coding sequence ATGCCTATTCGAGTACAAAACGATCTTCCGGTCAAGGAAATCCTGGAAAAAGAAAATATCTTTGTCATGGATGAACACCGGGCGACCCATCAGGACATCCGCCCTATCAAGATTGGTCTTTTGAACCTGATGCCGCTAAAGGAGGATACGGAGCTGCAGATCCTTCGTTCTCTCTCCAACACTCCCCTCCAGGTAGATGTAGTATTTGTCACGGTTTCCAGCCATCAGTCTAAAAATACGCCCACCAGTCATTTAAATAAATTTTATCAGAAATTCTGTGAGATCAAGGAGCAGAAGTTTGACGGGTTTATCATTACCGGGGCGCCTGTAGAACAGATGCCTTTCGAGGAGGTAGACTACTGGGAGGAGCTGCGGGAGATCATGGAATGGAGCAAGACCCACGTTACTTCTACCCTTCACTTGTGCTGGGGAGCTCAGGCCGGTATGTACTATCATTACGGCATTGACAAAGTACAGCTGGATCAAAAAGTATTTGGCGTATTCTGGCACAAAGTCCTGAACCGGAAGATCCCGTTGGTACGGGGATTCGACGACGTCTTTCTGGCGCCTCATTCCCGGCATACGGAGATTCCTTTGGAGGCGGTAAGAAAAGATCCCCGGCTGACGATCCTGGCGGAATCTAAAGATGCCGGCCTTTTTCTGGCCATGGCGGAAAACGGCAGACAGATTTTTGTCATGGGGCATCCAGAATATGACCGGATCACTCTGGATACGGAATACAAGAGAGATCTTTCAAAAGGACTTCCTATCAAAATGCCGAAAAACTATTACCCGGAAAACGACCCTGAGAACAAGCCCCTCCTCACCTGGCGGGCCGCGGCCAATAATCTGTATACCAACTGGCTCAACTACTACGTTTATCAAGTGACACCGTACGATATGATAGGAACTCCATTTTAA
- a CDS encoding tyrosine-type recombinase/integrase: MNIQITFKGTRALRGTDKRGEANLDNIYASKLTKEKIWPDFSEHFRSPTTAGSYASDIQEIMDYFQKDFWLIREAEVEVYYRWLENKVKQGDLSPGTMAKKIRELHSFAQFACGRKKQYRIGKEYQDYYRPYLRLLEKQAPYAKSVPPEHLDRLLEAAQEDLTAYGIILLLYRAGLTSTEITWLRPQDLILYQDGAYASVKGRRELCYLPEDVFGVLEQYLLERPGQPFLFLSSRGNQLNLMMISRLLKRYERKAGIPSYSAQSIRNSCAFTLFAYGADEEQTASRLGVTGVQIRRYRQEGYRENLQREAEKLVKLKAEPPVLRR, translated from the coding sequence ATGAATATACAAATAACATTCAAGGGAACCCGCGCTTTGCGCGGAACAGACAAGCGGGGAGAGGCAAATTTGGATAATATTTACGCATCAAAATTAACAAAAGAAAAAATATGGCCCGATTTTTCGGAGCATTTCAGGAGTCCTACGACAGCCGGCTCCTATGCTTCAGATATCCAGGAGATCATGGACTATTTTCAGAAAGATTTCTGGCTGATCCGGGAAGCTGAGGTAGAAGTATATTATCGCTGGCTGGAGAATAAAGTGAAACAGGGGGATTTGAGTCCTGGAACGATGGCAAAAAAAATCCGGGAATTACATTCATTCGCGCAATTTGCCTGCGGACGAAAGAAACAATACAGGATCGGGAAGGAATACCAGGATTATTACCGGCCTTATCTGAGATTATTGGAAAAGCAGGCGCCTTACGCTAAATCAGTACCGCCGGAGCATCTTGACCGACTGCTTGAAGCAGCCCAGGAGGATCTGACAGCGTATGGGATCATCCTGCTTTTATATCGGGCAGGGCTGACTTCGACAGAGATTACCTGGCTGCGCCCCCAGGATCTGATCCTCTATCAGGACGGAGCATACGCATCGGTCAAAGGACGCCGGGAACTTTGCTATCTGCCGGAGGATGTGTTTGGGGTACTGGAACAATATCTTTTAGAGCGGCCAGGCCAACCGTTCCTATTTCTCAGCAGCCGGGGCAACCAGTTAAATCTCATGATGATCAGCCGGCTGTTGAAAAGATACGAGAGGAAGGCTGGGATTCCATCTTACAGCGCTCAAAGTATCCGCAATTCCTGTGCTTTTACATTGTTTGCTTATGGAGCGGACGAAGAGCAGACTGCCAGCCGTCTTGGAGTGACTGGGGTCCAGATCCGGCGGTACCGGCAGGAGGGATACAGGGAAAACCTGCAGAGAGAAGCTGAGAAACTGGTGAAACTGAAGGCGGAGCCTCCGGTTTTGCGCCGCTAA
- a CDS encoding spore germination protein translates to MSDIKKVTASREANADYLNQVLPIKESFDLIQRDMLIGGRMASFYFIDGFTKDEVMLKIMDSFFKVKEEEMPPDATQFSRMFVPYVEVDVLGDFDQVLKNILSGVTCLFIDGYEACIAIDCRTYPMRSVEEPDKDKSLRGSRDGFVETVVFNTAMLRRRIRDPHLIMEMKEVGDSSRTDVTICYMKDRVDKELLKRIEERIDSIKTGDLRMNQQSLAECLFHRKWYNPFPKFKFTERPDTAAACILEGKVAILVDNSPSALILPTSVYDMIEEANDYYFPTLTRAYLKIARALINFMTIFLTPVFLLFMQNLNWLPEIFAFVAVKDTVNIPLIFQLLMLEIAIDGLRLAALNTPSMLSTPLSVIAGLVMGEFSVKSGWFNAEVMLYMAFVAVANYTQPNFELGYALKFMRLQLLILTAVFNWAGFAIGCGIVVISLCFNKTLSGKNYLNVKLN, encoded by the coding sequence ATGTCTGATATAAAGAAAGTAACAGCTTCAAGAGAAGCGAATGCGGATTACTTAAATCAAGTCCTTCCGATCAAGGAGAGTTTTGATCTGATCCAAAGAGATATGCTGATCGGCGGCCGGATGGCCTCCTTCTACTTTATCGATGGCTTCACAAAGGATGAAGTGATGCTTAAGATCATGGATTCTTTTTTTAAGGTGAAAGAAGAAGAGATGCCGCCGGACGCCACGCAATTTTCCAGAATGTTTGTTCCTTATGTAGAGGTAGATGTACTGGGGGATTTCGATCAGGTGCTGAAAAATATTTTGTCAGGGGTAACCTGTCTTTTTATTGATGGATATGAAGCCTGTATCGCCATAGACTGCCGGACATATCCGATGCGAAGTGTGGAGGAGCCGGATAAGGACAAGTCCCTCAGAGGATCGAGAGACGGGTTTGTGGAGACGGTAGTCTTTAATACAGCCATGTTAAGGCGCAGGATCCGTGATCCGCATCTGATCATGGAAATGAAAGAAGTAGGAGACAGCTCTCGGACAGATGTAACGATCTGTTATATGAAAGACCGGGTGGACAAGGAGCTTCTGAAACGGATCGAAGAGAGGATTGACAGCATCAAGACAGGAGATCTTCGTATGAACCAGCAGAGCCTGGCAGAGTGTCTGTTTCACCGTAAATGGTACAATCCCTTTCCTAAGTTTAAGTTTACAGAAAGACCAGATACCGCGGCCGCCTGTATCTTGGAAGGGAAAGTGGCGATTTTGGTGGATAACTCGCCGTCAGCGCTTATCCTGCCTACTTCGGTCTACGATATGATCGAGGAAGCCAACGACTATTATTTTCCTACTCTGACCAGGGCCTATTTGAAGATTGCCAGAGCGCTGATCAACTTTATGACCATCTTTCTGACGCCGGTATTTCTGCTTTTCATGCAGAATCTAAACTGGCTTCCGGAGATTTTCGCTTTTGTGGCAGTAAAAGATACTGTAAATATACCTCTGATCTTCCAGCTTTTGATGTTGGAGATCGCGATCGATGGACTCCGCCTTGCAGCTTTGAATACCCCCAGTATGCTCAGTACGCCTTTGAGTGTGATCGCCGGTCTGGTGATGGGAGAGTTCTCGGTCAAGTCGGGGTGGTTTAATGCGGAAGTCATGCTGTACATGGCGTTTGTTGCCGTGGCTAATTATACTCAGCCTAATTTTGAGCTGGGATATGCTTTGAAGTTCATGCGGCTGCAGCTGTTGATCCTGACAGCCGTCTTTAACTGGGCGGGATTCGCGATCGGCTGCGGAATCGTGGTGATCAGTTTATGCTTTAACAAGACTCTATCCGGCAAGAATTATCTGAATGTAAAACTGAATTAA
- a CDS encoding beta-aspartyl-peptidase, which yields MKLELGNIFIEDVQFADHTYVENKTLYVCKQEIIDLVLEDDRLVRADVELARPGESVRIAPVKDVIEPRVKVSGGGGIFPGVINKVGQVGQGRTHALKGTVVVTSGRIVGFQEGIIDMSGETAKYTPFSKTNNVCVLFYAKDGISAHEHEAAGRLAGLKVAAYIGEAARDLTPDEIITYETKPYLEQAAQYPDLPKVGYIHMLQSQGLLHDTYYYGVDAKKFIPTFMYPTEILDGAIVSGNCVAPCDKVTTFHHLNNPVIEDLYRHHGKDLNFMGVILTNENVFLADKERASDMVGKLVEFLGLDGVIITEEGYGNPDTDLMMNCKKATKAGAKVVLITDEFPGRDGKSQSLADAVPEADTLVSCGNGNVIVHFPPMDHVIGTLDYVETMIGGYEGSLHPDGSIDAELQIIIASTIANGYNHLAARTY from the coding sequence ATGAAACTGGAACTTGGGAACATTTTCATCGAGGATGTCCAGTTCGCGGACCATACCTATGTGGAAAACAAAACCTTATATGTCTGCAAACAGGAGATCATCGATCTTGTGCTGGAGGATGACCGTCTCGTCCGCGCCGATGTGGAACTGGCCCGCCCCGGCGAGTCTGTCCGCATCGCTCCCGTCAAAGACGTGATCGAACCCAGGGTCAAAGTCAGCGGCGGCGGCGGTATCTTCCCCGGCGTCATCAATAAAGTAGGACAGGTGGGGCAGGGGCGCACCCACGCCCTCAAAGGCACTGTCGTTGTCACTTCCGGACGCATCGTCGGCTTCCAGGAAGGCATTATCGACATGTCCGGCGAAACCGCCAAATACACTCCCTTTTCAAAGACCAACAACGTCTGTGTCCTCTTCTACGCCAAGGACGGTATCTCCGCCCATGAACATGAAGCGGCCGGCAGGCTGGCAGGGCTTAAGGTGGCCGCTTATATCGGGGAAGCGGCAAGAGATCTGACTCCCGATGAGATCATCACCTATGAGACCAAACCCTACCTGGAACAGGCTGCCCAGTATCCGGACCTTCCAAAGGTCGGCTATATCCATATGCTCCAGTCCCAGGGACTGCTCCATGACACCTACTACTACGGCGTGGACGCCAAGAAGTTTATCCCCACATTCATGTATCCTACCGAGATCCTGGATGGGGCTATCGTAAGCGGAAACTGTGTGGCTCCCTGTGACAAAGTCACCACCTTCCATCACCTGAACAATCCGGTGATCGAAGACCTTTACCGCCACCATGGCAAGGATCTAAATTTCATGGGTGTGATCCTGACCAATGAAAATGTCTTCCTGGCAGACAAGGAACGGGCTTCCGATATGGTGGGCAAACTGGTGGAATTCCTTGGCCTGGACGGCGTCATCATCACTGAGGAGGGCTACGGAAACCCGGATACCGACCTGATGATGAACTGTAAGAAAGCTACAAAGGCCGGCGCGAAAGTCGTCCTTATCACCGATGAATTTCCTGGAAGGGACGGGAAATCCCAGTCCCTGGCTGACGCGGTCCCAGAAGCGGATACCTTAGTCTCCTGCGGCAACGGGAATGTGATCGTACATTTCCCGCCTATGGACCATGTCATCGGCACACTGGATTATGTAGAGACCATGATCGGCGGGTATGAGGGCAGCCTCCACCCAGACGGGAGCATCGATGCGGAACTGCAGATCATCATCGCGTCCACCATCGCCAATGGTTACAACCATCTGGCCGCGCGGACCTATTAG
- the thrS gene encoding threonine--tRNA ligase, producing MKITLKDGSVKEYGQSMAVIDIARDLSEGLARAATCAKVDGEIEDLRTVIDRDCDLEILTFDSEEGKGAFNHTASHIMAQAVKRLYPETKLAIGPSIANGFYYDLDRETPFTTEDLEKIEAEMKKIVKEDLKLERSSKSREEAVAYFKEKGEPYKVELVEDLPEGEEISFYSQGEFTDLCAGPHLMSTKPVKAFKLTSLAGAYWRGDEKNKMLTRIYGVAYPKKSELDEYLHMMEEAKKRDHRKLGRELGLFMMSDEGPGFPFFLPKGMQLKNTLLDYWRKLHREKGYVEVSTPIILSRHLWENSGHWDHYKNNMYTTVIDEEDYAVKPMNCPGGMLVYKSEPRSYKDLPIRMGELGIVHRHEKSGQLHGLMRVRCFTQDDAHIFMTPEQIRDEIKGVAQLIDEVYSLFGFKYHVELSTRPEDSMGSDEDWELATEGLKGALDDMGADYIVNEGDGAFYGPKIDFHLEDSIGRTWQCGTIQLDMQMPQRFDLEYTGADGEKHRPIMIHRVAFGSIERFIGILIEHFAGAFPTWLAPVQVKVLPISDKYMDYAQKVYEDLEKAGIRSEIDTRAEKIGYKIREAQMHKIPYMLVVGAKEEETGKVSVRSRFAGDEGQKDLASFIQDIEKEIQEKTIREVEVEKEA from the coding sequence ATGAAAATCACACTGAAAGACGGATCGGTAAAAGAGTATGGACAAAGTATGGCAGTCATTGATATTGCCAGAGACTTAAGCGAGGGATTGGCCAGAGCGGCAACCTGCGCAAAGGTAGATGGAGAGATAGAAGATCTTCGTACAGTGATTGACAGAGACTGTGATCTGGAGATTCTGACCTTTGATTCTGAAGAAGGAAAGGGAGCGTTTAACCACACGGCTTCTCACATTATGGCTCAGGCTGTAAAACGGCTGTATCCAGAAACAAAGCTGGCGATCGGTCCATCCATCGCAAATGGGTTCTACTATGATCTGGATCGGGAGACTCCATTTACAACGGAGGACCTGGAGAAGATTGAGGCGGAGATGAAGAAGATCGTAAAAGAAGACCTGAAGCTGGAAAGATCTTCCAAATCCAGAGAAGAAGCGGTGGCATATTTTAAAGAAAAGGGCGAACCCTATAAAGTAGAATTGGTGGAAGATCTCCCAGAAGGAGAGGAAATCAGCTTTTACAGCCAGGGAGAGTTTACCGATCTGTGCGCCGGCCCGCATCTGATGTCCACAAAACCTGTAAAAGCCTTTAAGCTGACCAGCTTGGCGGGCGCATACTGGCGAGGAGATGAGAAGAATAAAATGCTGACCCGGATCTATGGCGTGGCTTATCCCAAAAAGAGTGAGCTGGATGAGTATCTGCATATGATGGAAGAGGCAAAGAAGCGGGATCACAGAAAATTGGGAAGAGAATTGGGCCTGTTTATGATGAGCGATGAGGGGCCGGGCTTCCCATTCTTCCTCCCCAAAGGAATGCAGTTAAAGAATACACTTCTGGATTACTGGAGAAAGCTGCACCGGGAGAAAGGTTATGTGGAGGTGTCAACGCCCATCATTTTGAGCCGTCATCTCTGGGAAAATTCCGGACATTGGGACCACTACAAGAACAATATGTATACGACCGTGATCGATGAGGAAGATTACGCGGTAAAACCAATGAACTGTCCAGGAGGAATGCTGGTCTATAAGTCAGAACCCCGCTCCTACAAAGATCTGCCGATCCGTATGGGAGAGCTGGGAATCGTCCACCGGCATGAAAAATCCGGTCAGCTCCATGGACTTATGCGTGTGAGATGCTTTACGCAGGATGATGCCCATATCTTTATGACTCCAGAACAGATCCGGGATGAGATCAAGGGAGTGGCTCAGCTGATCGATGAGGTTTACAGCCTGTTTGGATTCAAATATCATGTAGAGCTTTCCACCCGTCCGGAGGACAGTATGGGCAGCGATGAGGACTGGGAACTGGCGACAGAGGGCTTAAAAGGCGCTTTGGACGATATGGGCGCGGATTATATCGTGAACGAAGGAGACGGCGCTTTCTATGGTCCCAAGATCGACTTCCATCTGGAAGATTCCATTGGAAGGACCTGGCAGTGCGGGACGATCCAGCTTGATATGCAGATGCCTCAGCGGTTTGACTTAGAATATACAGGAGCAGATGGAGAGAAGCATCGCCCGATCATGATCCATAGAGTTGCCTTTGGTTCCATTGAGCGGTTTATCGGAATCCTGATCGAACATTTTGCCGGCGCGTTCCCGACCTGGCTGGCTCCGGTTCAGGTAAAAGTACTTCCGATTTCGGATAAGTATATGGATTACGCGCAGAAAGTATACGAGGATCTGGAAAAAGCCGGAATCCGTTCTGAGATCGATACCAGGGCAGAAAAAATCGGCTATAAGATCCGAGAAGCCCAGATGCATAAGATTCCTTATATGCTTGTGGTAGGAGCGAAAGAGGAAGAAACAGGAAAGGTTTCTGTAAGGAGCCGCTTCGCTGGAGATGAAGGACAGAAAGACCTGGCTTCATTCATCCAGGACATTGAGAAAGAAATCCAGGAGAAGACAATCCGGGAAGTGGAAGTAGAAAAAGAGGCATAA
- the grdB gene encoding glycine reductase complex selenoprotein B, with amino-acid sequence MSKKKIVHYINNFFSGAGGEEAAGMGPEFHEGPMGPGLALAQAFGEDYEITGTVVCGDNYFGEHTEEATGEILKMIEPLKPDLFIAGPAFNAGRYGVACGTVAKAVEVAFQIPVLTGMYEENPGVDMFRKDLIIVKTKNSAAGMRSAVPVIKALGEKLVNGEEILGPEEEGYLERGIRVNYFHEKRGSERAVELLVRKMKGEACVTEYPMPTFDRVEPAAPVADLSKAKLAIVTSGGIVPQGNPDHIESSSATKYGIYSIKGMDHMDKADFMTIHGGYDRAFVTEDPDLVVPLDVLRELEQEGKIGELADYFITTTGTGTSTGNAKGFGKDFVKKLLEDHVDAVILTSTUGTCTRCGATMVKEIERVGIPVVHIATVVPISLTIGANRIVPAVGIPYPLGDPNLSDEASKKIRRELVERALKALTTPVAEQTVFEK; translated from the coding sequence ATGTCTAAGAAAAAGATCGTTCATTATATCAATAACTTCTTTTCCGGCGCCGGCGGAGAAGAGGCGGCAGGCATGGGGCCGGAATTCCATGAGGGTCCTATGGGGCCTGGCCTCGCTCTCGCCCAGGCGTTTGGCGAAGATTATGAGATCACCGGCACCGTTGTCTGCGGCGACAACTATTTTGGAGAACATACAGAGGAGGCGACCGGGGAGATCCTCAAAATGATCGAGCCCCTGAAACCAGACCTGTTCATCGCTGGTCCCGCCTTTAACGCCGGCCGCTACGGCGTGGCCTGCGGTACGGTGGCAAAAGCTGTGGAAGTCGCGTTCCAGATCCCGGTATTGACTGGGATGTATGAGGAAAATCCTGGTGTGGATATGTTCCGCAAGGATCTGATCATCGTAAAGACCAAGAATTCTGCCGCCGGCATGAGGAGCGCGGTCCCAGTCATCAAAGCCCTGGGAGAAAAGCTGGTAAACGGCGAAGAGATCCTGGGACCGGAGGAAGAAGGCTATCTGGAACGCGGGATCCGGGTAAACTACTTCCATGAGAAACGTGGTTCCGAGCGGGCTGTGGAACTCCTGGTCCGCAAGATGAAAGGGGAAGCATGTGTGACCGAATATCCAATGCCTACCTTTGACCGGGTAGAGCCTGCCGCGCCGGTGGCGGATCTGAGCAAGGCCAAACTGGCTATCGTCACTTCCGGCGGCATCGTCCCACAGGGGAACCCGGACCATATCGAGTCCTCCAGCGCTACTAAATATGGCATCTACAGCATCAAAGGCATGGACCATATGGACAAGGCAGATTTCATGACCATCCACGGCGGATATGACCGGGCGTTTGTCACAGAAGATCCGGATCTGGTTGTGCCTCTGGATGTCCTGCGGGAGCTGGAACAGGAAGGAAAGATCGGCGAACTTGCGGATTACTTTATCACCACCACAGGGACCGGGACTTCCACCGGCAACGCCAAAGGCTTTGGGAAAGACTTTGTCAAGAAGCTTTTGGAGGATCATGTGGACGCTGTCATCCTCACATCCACCTGAGGCACCTGCACTCGTTGCGGCGCAACGATGGTAAAAGAGATCGAGCGTGTGGGAATCCCGGTGGTACACATTGCCACGGTCGTTCCCATCTCTCTCACGATCGGTGCCAACCGGATCGTACCGGCTGTCGGTATCCCCTATCCGCTGGGCGATCCCAACCTCTCGGACGAAGCCAGCAAGAAGATCCGGCGGGAACTGGTAGAACGGGCTCTGAAAGCCTTGACTACACCGGTTGCGGAACAGACGGTATTCGAAAAATAG
- a CDS encoding deoxyuridine 5'-triphosphate nucleotidohydrolase, with product MAKRIAQFHKVSFEQFKEGFADCFGKTDEEEIREIYEDIRLPKRATKGSAGYDFFAPVPLVIAPGKTVKVPTGVRVEMQENWVLKCYPRSGLGFKYRLQLNNTVGIIDSDYFYSDNEGHIFAKITNDTNEEKTVEIEAGTGFMQGIFVEYGITMDDEVSTVRNGGLGSTTDR from the coding sequence ATGGCTAAAAGGATCGCGCAGTTTCATAAAGTAAGCTTTGAACAATTTAAAGAAGGATTTGCAGATTGCTTTGGAAAGACAGATGAAGAAGAGATCCGAGAGATTTATGAGGATATACGGCTGCCCAAAAGAGCGACAAAAGGATCGGCGGGGTATGACTTTTTTGCCCCGGTGCCGCTGGTGATCGCGCCGGGAAAGACGGTGAAGGTGCCAACCGGAGTCCGCGTGGAAATGCAGGAGAATTGGGTGCTGAAATGTTATCCAAGAAGCGGACTTGGATTCAAATACCGGCTGCAGCTGAACAATACGGTAGGTATTATCGACAGCGACTACTTCTATTCAGATAATGAAGGGCATATTTTCGCGAAGATCACCAATGACACGAATGAAGAGAAGACGGTAGAGATTGAAGCGGGAACCGGATTTATGCAGGGAATCTTTGTAGAGTATGGAATTACAATGGACGACGAGGTATCAACAGTCCGAAATGGCGGACTTGGGAGTACTACAGATAGATAA
- a CDS encoding sodium:alanine symporter family protein: MFDAINSVVTAVNGVVWGWPMIILLLGTHIFMTFRTGFIQRHSIGKGIRLSVTRDPEAEGEVSQFGALTTALAATIGTGNIIGVGTAIAMGGPGAVLWIWLSGVFGIATKYSESLIAVKYRVKTEDGRMQGGAFYALERGLNMKWLGMLFAILAGFASFGIGCATQVNAIATVAEENFNIPPLPVGIVIAALTAFVIFGGIKSIANVCEKLVPFMAIFYVLGCLIILGMNYDYIIPAIATICRLAFTPGAAAGGLVGTGILMAMRFGIARGLFSNESGMGSAPIAAAAAQTRNPVRQALVSSTGTFWDTVVVCLMTGLVLVTTIMKNPNINADEVEDGGVLTSLAFGQIPVLGPLILTLGIITFAYSTILGWAYYGERCVEYFAGKAGKGVLIGYRVLYIAVAAIAPVVALDLVWLIADTLNAFMAIPNLIAVLLLSNVIVKETKEYINDLDKKDETPIPVIKSGQ, from the coding sequence ATGTTTGACGCTATTAATTCAGTTGTGACTGCTGTGAATGGTGTTGTATGGGGCTGGCCGATGATCATCCTGCTTCTTGGAACTCATATTTTTATGACATTCCGTACAGGATTTATCCAAAGGCATTCCATCGGAAAAGGAATCCGGCTTTCGGTGACAAGAGATCCGGAGGCGGAAGGTGAAGTATCACAGTTTGGCGCGCTGACAACAGCTTTGGCGGCAACGATTGGTACAGGAAATATTATCGGTGTTGGTACAGCAATCGCTATGGGAGGTCCGGGAGCGGTCCTGTGGATCTGGCTGAGCGGCGTATTTGGAATAGCGACAAAATATTCAGAGTCTTTGATCGCTGTTAAATACCGGGTAAAAACGGAAGATGGACGTATGCAGGGCGGCGCTTTCTATGCGCTGGAAAGAGGATTGAATATGAAATGGCTGGGAATGCTGTTTGCGATTCTTGCCGGATTTGCCTCTTTTGGTATTGGATGCGCGACCCAGGTAAACGCGATCGCGACAGTTGCGGAAGAGAACTTTAATATTCCTCCGCTTCCAGTAGGAATTGTGATCGCGGCGCTGACAGCGTTTGTAATCTTTGGCGGAATCAAATCAATCGCAAATGTATGTGAGAAACTGGTTCCGTTTATGGCAATCTTTTATGTGCTTGGATGTTTGATCATTCTGGGAATGAACTATGATTATATTATTCCAGCAATCGCTACAATATGCAGGCTGGCCTTTACACCTGGCGCGGCAGCCGGAGGCCTTGTTGGTACTGGTATCCTGATGGCGATGCGGTTTGGTATTGCCAGAGGACTTTTCTCTAATGAATCTGGTATGGGTTCCGCCCCGATCGCGGCGGCGGCTGCTCAGACCAGGAACCCCGTTCGTCAGGCGCTTGTATCCTCTACCGGTACTTTCTGGGATACCGTTGTTGTTTGTCTGATGACTGGCCTTGTACTGGTAACAACGATTATGAAGAACCCTAATATCAATGCGGATGAAGTGGAAGATGGAGGCGTGCTGACATCCTTGGCATTTGGCCAGATTCCTGTTCTTGGGCCGTTGATCCTGACACTTGGTATCATCACCTTCGCTTATTCCACGATCCTCGGATGGGCTTACTATGGAGAGCGGTGTGTAGAATATTTTGCGGGAAAAGCCGGCAAAGGAGTTTTGATCGGATATCGTGTCCTTTATATAGCGGTTGCGGCGATCGCTCCTGTTGTAGCCCTTGATCTTGTGTGGCTGATCGCGGATACGCTGAACGCGTTTATGGCGATTCCAAACTTGATCGCGGTACTGCTCTTGTCGAATGTGATCGTGAAGGAGACCAAGGAGTATATCAACGATCTGGATAAGAAAGATGAAACTCCGATCCCTGTGATCAAGAGCGGTCAGTAA